A genome region from Dolichospermum compactum NIES-806 includes the following:
- a CDS encoding thioester reductase domain-containing protein, with amino-acid sequence MSLKQSCTSESIQSFLVSHLAEVVGVETAEIDVDENLENYGLDSAQAMMIISKLEELLGFKPSPILLWHYPNIAALSQRLSEESSDGSQLQDAGSSTNSPVSFAPPLLDLAAEAVLDPTIQPIGIAVSVTNPKNIFLTGGTGYLGAFIIKELLEVSDANLYCLVRADNVEAGKSKLASNLQQYGIWKDEYSSRIIPIIGDLAQPNLGINAEQFQNLAANIDTIYHSAALLNYVYPYSALKTANVLGTQEVLRLACQTKVKPLHYVSSVAVFESSAYAGKLVKEDDDFHDWEGIFLGYSQTKWVAEKLVKIAGSRGLPITIHRPPLISGDSQTGICNTHDFINLMIKGCLQMGSFPDVDYMLDMSPVDYVSKSVVYLSRQETSVGKAFHLQHPQPASLKSLVDWVRSFGFSLKMIPYEEWQAELINNVTSQDNPLYTLRPFLLERWSDEQITIPDLYLQARRPIISCEATLEALKGSSIVCPTIDSQLLMTYTSYLVQTGFLSLA; translated from the coding sequence ATGAGTTTAAAACAGTCTTGTACTTCTGAAAGTATTCAATCATTTCTAGTTTCCCATCTCGCGGAAGTTGTCGGAGTTGAAACCGCAGAAATTGATGTTGATGAAAACTTAGAAAATTATGGTTTGGATTCTGCTCAAGCCATGATGATCATTAGTAAATTAGAGGAATTACTAGGTTTTAAACCTTCTCCTATTTTACTTTGGCATTATCCTAATATTGCGGCACTTTCCCAACGATTGTCAGAAGAATCTAGTGATGGTTCTCAGCTACAAGATGCAGGTTCAAGCACAAATTCCCCTGTTAGTTTTGCTCCTCCTCTTCTAGATTTGGCTGCGGAAGCTGTTCTAGACCCCACTATTCAACCCATAGGCATTGCTGTTTCTGTTACTAACCCTAAAAACATCTTTTTAACCGGGGGAACAGGTTATTTAGGGGCTTTTATTATCAAGGAATTACTAGAAGTATCGGACGCAAATCTTTATTGTTTAGTCCGTGCTGATAATGTAGAAGCAGGGAAGAGCAAATTAGCAAGTAATTTGCAACAATATGGTATTTGGAAAGATGAATATAGTAGCCGAATTATCCCCATTATTGGGGATTTAGCACAGCCAAATTTAGGTATTAATGCAGAACAATTTCAAAATCTAGCTGCTAATATTGATACTATTTATCATAGTGCAGCTTTACTGAATTATGTTTATCCTTACTCAGCATTAAAAACAGCGAATGTTTTGGGTACACAAGAAGTTTTGCGTTTGGCTTGTCAAACTAAAGTTAAGCCATTGCATTATGTTTCTAGTGTGGCTGTTTTTGAATCCAGTGCTTATGCTGGTAAGCTAGTTAAAGAAGATGATGATTTTCATGACTGGGAAGGTATTTTCCTCGGTTATTCCCAAACTAAGTGGGTGGCAGAAAAATTAGTGAAAATTGCTGGTAGTCGAGGATTACCTATCACTATTCATAGACCTCCTTTAATTTCTGGAGATAGCCAAACCGGGATTTGTAATACCCATGATTTCATAAATTTGATGATTAAAGGTTGTCTACAAATGGGTTCTTTCCCTGATGTAGATTATATGTTAGATATGTCTCCTGTTGATTATGTGAGCAAATCTGTTGTTTATCTTTCTCGACAAGAAACATCTGTAGGTAAAGCTTTCCATTTACAACATCCTCAACCTGCTTCTTTAAAATCTTTAGTTGATTGGGTGCGTTCTTTTGGATTTTCACTGAAGATGATCCCCTACGAAGAATGGCAAGCAGAGTTAATTAATAATGTCACATCTCAAGACAATCCTTTATATACTTTGCGTCCATTTTTACTAGAACGTTGGTCTGATGAACAAATCACCATTCCTGATTTGTATTTACAGGCCAGAAGACCAATTATCAGTTGTGAAGCAACTCTAGAAGCACTCAAAGGCAGTTCTATTGTTTGTCCGACCATTGATTCTCAATTGTTGATGACTTACACATCTTATTTAGTCCAGACTGGTTTCCTAAGTCTTGCTTGA
- a CDS encoding PfaD family polyunsaturated fatty acid/polyketide biosynthesis protein: MTTIETVLNKHDNGLGFFTCNHQNQIWKGSLDCVSFEKSAIKDKLLTLDQPCHIIKISGKIGATNDGYLAPTDNGSSGQAELLISLPPLRLQQLGDPSFLAAYGVKYAYMTGAMAGGIASEEMVIALGKEKILSSFGAGGLLPERLETAINNIQQALPNRPYAFNLIHSPNEPAIERRAVDLYLKYGVRTVEASAFLDLTPNIVYYRVAGLRLNAANQIDIRNKVIAKVSRREVATKFLQPAPERILKELLQQGLITELQANLARQVPMADDITVEADSGGHTDNRPLVCLLPSIIALRDEIQGQYNYSVPIRVGVAGGIGTPEAALAGFMMGAAYIVTGSINQSCVESGACEHTKKLLAQAEMADMTMAPAADMFEMGVKLQVLKRGTMFPMRAQKLYELYRTYDSIEQIPTAEKEKLEKQIFRKSLAEVWEGAAAYLSQKNPEKLGKAVNNPKLKMAVIFRWYLGLSSRWSSTGEKGREVDYQIWCGPAMGGFNDWVRGSYLSEYNQRHVVDVTDQIMRGTAFLYRSHSLKMQGLQMPAYYSQYQPIRSTLEK; this comes from the coding sequence GTGACAACAATCGAGACGGTACTAAATAAACACGATAATGGACTTGGATTTTTCACCTGTAATCATCAAAACCAAATTTGGAAAGGTTCATTAGATTGTGTGAGCTTTGAAAAAAGTGCCATCAAAGATAAACTATTAACTTTAGATCAACCTTGTCATATTATTAAAATATCAGGGAAAATTGGTGCTACTAATGATGGTTATTTAGCACCTACTGATAATGGTTCTTCTGGACAAGCAGAACTTTTAATCTCACTACCTCCCCTGCGATTACAACAACTTGGCGACCCTAGTTTTCTCGCTGCTTATGGTGTAAAATATGCCTATATGACAGGAGCAATGGCTGGTGGTATTGCTTCCGAAGAAATGGTAATTGCACTCGGAAAAGAGAAAATTTTAAGTTCCTTTGGTGCAGGTGGTTTACTTCCAGAACGCTTAGAAACTGCGATTAATAATATCCAACAAGCATTACCTAATAGACCTTACGCTTTCAATTTAATTCACAGTCCTAACGAACCAGCTATTGAACGCCGCGCTGTAGATTTATATCTGAAATATGGTGTCAGAACAGTAGAAGCATCAGCATTTTTAGACTTAACTCCTAACATCGTTTATTATCGAGTTGCTGGGTTAAGATTAAATGCAGCTAATCAAATTGATATCCGAAATAAGGTAATAGCTAAAGTTTCCCGTCGAGAAGTTGCCACTAAATTTTTACAACCGGCACCGGAACGAATTCTCAAAGAATTACTTCAGCAAGGACTAATTACAGAATTGCAAGCTAATTTGGCGAGACAAGTGCCAATGGCTGATGATATTACCGTTGAAGCCGATTCTGGTGGTCATACAGATAATCGTCCTTTAGTATGTTTATTACCTTCAATCATTGCCCTCAGAGATGAAATTCAAGGGCAATATAATTACTCAGTTCCTATTAGAGTGGGAGTTGCTGGAGGTATTGGTACACCAGAAGCAGCACTAGCTGGTTTTATGATGGGCGCCGCTTATATAGTGACTGGTTCAATTAATCAATCTTGTGTTGAATCTGGTGCTTGTGAACATACTAAAAAGTTGTTAGCACAAGCAGAAATGGCAGATATGACAATGGCTCCCGCAGCCGATATGTTTGAAATGGGAGTCAAATTGCAAGTTCTCAAACGGGGGACAATGTTTCCCATGCGAGCGCAAAAATTGTATGAGTTATATCGCACTTACGACTCTATTGAACAGATTCCCACAGCAGAAAAAGAGAAGCTAGAAAAACAAATTTTCCGTAAAAGTCTTGCGGAGGTGTGGGAAGGTGCAGCGGCTTATTTATCCCAAAAGAATCCTGAAAAATTGGGTAAGGCTGTTAATAATCCTAAATTGAAAATGGCTGTCATCTTTCGTTGGTATTTAGGATTATCTTCCCGATGGTCTAGCACTGGTGAAAAAGGTCGGGAAGTTGATTATCAAATTTGGTGCGGGCCAGCTATGGGTGGTTTCAATGACTGGGTGCGTGGTTCATATTTGTCAGAATATAATCAGCGTCATGTTGTTGATGTTACTGACCAAATTATGAGGGGGACAGCATTTTTATATCGTAGTCACAGTTTAAAAATGCAGGGTTTACAAATGCCTGCTTATTACAGTCAATATCAACCAATTCGTTCTACATTGGAGAAGTAA
- a CDS encoding SDR family NAD(P)-dependent oxidoreductase has product MNIKCQGTVFITGAANGIGYQLARIFAHNNYNLVLVDRLEEKITKIAVDFAEEFGISVKPIIKDLSISTSPEEIFTELQQAGIKVDILVNNAGFGNYGLFNETNLNNELEMLQVNLVCLTHLTKLFLKEMVKQGYGKILNVSSAAAFQPGPLMAVYFATKAYILSFSEAIANELEGTGVTVTVLCPGSTASAFHERTGMADSKMLKGKNMMDAETVAQMGYDALMRGKTIVIPGFMNKLMSKCVRFIPRKMVTKIVRSMQEEK; this is encoded by the coding sequence ATGAACATAAAATGTCAGGGAACAGTTTTTATCACTGGTGCAGCTAATGGTATTGGTTATCAGTTAGCTCGTATTTTTGCTCATAATAATTATAATCTAGTGTTGGTAGATAGACTAGAAGAAAAAATCACAAAAATAGCTGTTGATTTTGCAGAGGAGTTTGGAATTTCTGTTAAACCTATTATTAAAGATTTATCTATATCTACATCTCCTGAAGAAATTTTTACGGAGTTACAACAAGCTGGTATTAAAGTTGATATTTTGGTAAATAATGCCGGATTTGGTAATTATGGATTATTCAATGAAACCAATTTAAATAATGAGTTGGAAATGCTGCAAGTAAATTTAGTTTGTCTTACCCATTTAACTAAGTTGTTTCTCAAGGAAATGGTTAAACAAGGTTATGGGAAGATATTAAATGTTTCTTCTGCGGCTGCATTTCAACCAGGTCCCTTAATGGCGGTATATTTTGCCACTAAAGCTTATATTTTATCATTTTCAGAAGCGATCGCTAATGAATTAGAAGGTACAGGTGTCACCGTCACAGTTCTTTGTCCAGGTTCAACGGCATCTGCTTTTCATGAAAGAACCGGCATGGCAGATTCTAAAATGCTGAAGGGGAAAAATATGATGGATGCGGAAACTGTGGCTCAGATGGGCTATGATGCGTTAATGAGAGGAAAAACAATTGTTATTCCTGGTTTTATGAATAAATTGATGTCAAAATGTGTACGGTTTATTCCGAGAAAAATGGTCACAAAAATTGTCAGAAGTATGCAGGAAGAGAAGTAG
- a CDS encoding Uma2 family endonuclease — MQTQTRYYTPEEYLELEEQAEYKSEYRDGEIIAMTGGTTNHNKIALNFAASLKYGLRKKNYDVYIGDVRLWIPRYRQHTYPDVMIIQGEPIYATENTTTVMNPLLIAEVSSKSTSNYDQSDKFMYYRSIPEFKEYILINQYQYHVMQYVKTNDGKWIFTELESESDILTLQTIDFQIALSEIYEQVNFTQSNENQE, encoded by the coding sequence ATGCAAACACAAACACGATACTACACCCCAGAAGAATACTTAGAACTCGAAGAACAAGCAGAGTATAAAAGCGAATATCGAGATGGAGAAATTATAGCTATGACTGGAGGAACAACAAATCATAATAAAATAGCTCTTAATTTCGCAGCTTCCTTAAAATACGGATTAAGAAAGAAAAACTATGACGTTTATATTGGTGATGTCCGCTTGTGGATACCGCGTTATCGTCAACATACATACCCTGATGTGATGATAATTCAAGGAGAACCTATTTATGCTACTGAAAATACTACCACTGTGATGAATCCTTTATTAATTGCTGAAGTTTCATCTAAATCAACTAGTAATTATGACCAAAGTGATAAATTCATGTATTATCGTTCTATACCTGAATTTAAAGAATATATTTTAATCAATCAATATCAATATCATGTTATGCAATATGTGAAAACAAATGATGGTAAATGGATATTCACAGAGTTAGAATCGGAATCAGATATTTTAACATTACAAACTATAGATTTTCAGATTGCTTTAAGTGAAATATATGAACAGGTAAATTTTACCCAAAGCAATGAAAATCAAGAATAA
- the chlP gene encoding geranylgeranyl reductase: MTLRVAVVGSGPAGSCAAETLAKAGIETYLFERKLDNAKPCGGAIPLCMVSEFDLPPAIIDRRVRKMKMISPSNREVDINLINEEEYIGMCRREVLDGFLRDRAAKLGANLINATVHKVDIPGNNTDPYTIHYVDHTGDGAQGVTKTLKVDLIVGADGANSRVAKDMGAGDYNYAIAFQERIRLPQDKMDYYNDLAEMYVGDDVSTDFYAWVFPKYDHVAVGTGTMHINKARIKQFQTGIRARASEKLAGGEIIKIEAHPIPEHPRPRRVVGRIALVGDAAGYVTKSSGEGIYFAAKSGRMCAEAIVEAANSGARIPIEADLKVYLKRWDRKYGLTYKVLDILQNVFYRSDATREAFVEMCDDLDVQKLTFDSYLYKTVVPANPFTQLKITAKTLGSLIRGNALAP; encoded by the coding sequence TTGACACTACGGGTTGCTGTTGTGGGTTCGGGACCTGCGGGTTCATGCGCTGCCGAAACCCTAGCTAAAGCTGGGATTGAAACCTATTTGTTTGAGCGCAAGTTAGATAACGCCAAACCTTGTGGGGGTGCTATTCCCCTCTGTATGGTGAGTGAGTTTGACTTACCACCGGCAATTATTGACCGTCGGGTACGGAAGATGAAAATGATTTCTCCTTCTAATCGTGAAGTTGATATCAATCTGATAAATGAAGAAGAATATATAGGAATGTGCCGCCGCGAAGTGCTGGATGGTTTCTTGCGAGACCGGGCGGCAAAATTAGGGGCAAATTTAATTAACGCCACTGTTCATAAAGTTGATATCCCTGGGAACAATACCGACCCCTATACCATTCACTACGTTGACCATACAGGGGACGGGGCGCAAGGCGTTACCAAAACCCTAAAGGTGGATTTAATCGTGGGTGCTGACGGGGCAAATTCCCGCGTTGCCAAGGATATGGGTGCTGGAGATTACAATTATGCGATCGCCTTCCAAGAACGCATTCGTCTTCCCCAAGACAAAATGGACTATTACAACGACCTCGCCGAAATGTACGTTGGCGATGATGTTTCCACCGACTTCTACGCTTGGGTATTCCCCAAATACGATCACGTAGCCGTCGGTACTGGCACAATGCACATCAACAAAGCCAGAATCAAACAATTTCAAACTGGTATTCGCGCCCGTGCTTCGGAAAAACTCGCCGGTGGTGAAATCATCAAAATCGAGGCCCACCCCATCCCTGAACATCCCCGCCCCCGTCGCGTTGTCGGTCGTATAGCCTTGGTAGGAGATGCTGCTGGTTATGTTACCAAGTCTTCCGGGGAAGGTATCTACTTCGCGGCTAAATCCGGTAGAATGTGCGCCGAAGCCATTGTCGAAGCCGCTAACAGTGGGGCGCGGATTCCCATAGAAGCCGACCTCAAGGTATACCTCAAACGTTGGGATAGGAAATACGGACTCACCTACAAAGTATTAGACATTCTCCAAAACGTCTTCTACCGTTCCGATGCTACCCGGGAAGCATTTGTAGAAATGTGTGATGATTTGGACGTACAAAAGCTAACTTTTGATAGTTATCTCTATAAAACCGTAGTTCCTGCTAACCCCTTCACCCAATTAAAAATTACTGCCAAAACCCTTGGTAGTTTAATTCGTGGTAACGCCCTTGCACCCTAA
- a CDS encoding PfaB family protein translates to MNIQQNKTAKMAIVGMDSFFGECQELDAFESSIYDGKQHFIPLPEQRWHGINEQETLLREYGLEAEKVPQGAYINNFEVDTLAYKIPPNEVEKINPQQLLLLKVADRALKDAGISPDSNVAVIIAADTELSVHQLQQRWNSSWQVKDGLNGAEIALSPEKINQLESIVQDSIHNQVELSEYLSYVTNIMASRISSLWNFSGPSFTISAVETAAFKALELAQMLLDTNEVDAVVVGAVDLAGGVENVLLRSQFGKINTGVNTLSFDEKANGWNVGEGAGAVVLKRHDTALANNQRIYAVIDGISIGQSSSMAVDSHTITQVCQQAFQQAGIEPIKVNYLEVCASGIPTEDEAEINGILQAYPSVGDGLHCAIGSVKSNIGHTFVASGIASLIKTALSIYHRYIPGTPNWSGVKTPQVWEGSPFYVATESRPWFLQKEVKSRISAINSIGCDGSFAHIILSEETQQPERTSKYLESRPLHLLPIAADDQSSLLAALDHLQATIENTDSLKDIASQTFVKFQQNSDSKYTLSLTGRNQKELIKEINSAKKGVTNAFTNGKDWQTPIGSYFTPKPLGKDGEIAFIYPAAVNTYLGIGRSLFRLFPKVFDDVIIKSLYERAADVEKLVFPRSLSKLSNRQLETLEKKLLDDSWAMFEAEVLFTRLISTIIIEDFNIKPKYIFGYSLGETSMMVAQGVWSNFYEVSHTFNSSALFGDRLSGQKNAVREYWGLPKTDTISENKLWANYVLMATPDQVRECLKTETRVYLTQINTAEEVLIAGEPAACERVIKTLGCNSFPAPFDHVIHCQAMQSESQELEKLYTIPAQKIPVIKFYSAAEYQSIELDSQEIAHNIATGLCQQLDFPRLVNRVYGDGAKIFIEAGAGGICSRWIDKNLGNQEHLTVSLNRRGTDDHSSLIKALAKLLSHQVNLNLSPLYNLSSENTKHKKAALRKVTLGGNSMTSAILNAENRQIFANNQKQPFSTHQEYKIINSLQTSEKIAPTEIYPKPQTKLQKNTMKTIMENGLELSKKLKFFESTKILKPNINQESGEKISMNDLKKAQYQNLSNNTAKLTKTHTNFLAARQDFSQQMSEIIQLQLACAQNLLKEEK, encoded by the coding sequence ATGAATATTCAGCAAAATAAGACTGCAAAAATGGCAATTGTGGGCATGGATTCTTTTTTTGGGGAATGTCAAGAATTAGATGCCTTTGAGAGCAGTATTTATGACGGAAAACAGCATTTTATTCCTCTACCAGAACAAAGATGGCATGGTATTAATGAACAAGAAACTTTACTGCGAGAGTACGGTTTAGAAGCTGAAAAAGTCCCCCAAGGAGCGTATATTAATAATTTTGAAGTTGATACCTTAGCTTACAAAATCCCTCCTAATGAAGTTGAAAAAATCAACCCCCAACAACTTCTATTATTAAAAGTTGCTGACCGCGCTCTCAAAGATGCGGGAATTTCACCTGATAGTAACGTAGCGGTAATTATCGCCGCAGATACAGAATTATCTGTACACCAACTCCAGCAAAGATGGAATTCATCTTGGCAAGTTAAAGATGGTTTGAATGGTGCAGAAATCGCTTTATCACCAGAAAAAATTAATCAATTAGAAAGTATTGTTCAAGATAGTATCCACAATCAAGTTGAACTGAGTGAATATCTCAGTTACGTTACCAACATCATGGCTAGTCGGATTTCCTCTTTATGGAATTTCTCTGGACCATCTTTTACAATTAGTGCCGTCGAAACAGCCGCTTTCAAAGCTTTAGAATTAGCACAAATGCTGTTAGATACTAATGAAGTAGATGCTGTAGTTGTGGGTGCTGTTGACTTAGCAGGAGGTGTAGAAAATGTCTTATTGCGAAGTCAATTTGGCAAAATTAATACAGGAGTCAATACCTTAAGTTTTGATGAGAAAGCTAATGGTTGGAATGTGGGAGAAGGTGCAGGTGCAGTTGTTCTTAAACGTCATGATACAGCGTTAGCAAATAATCAACGTATCTATGCAGTAATTGATGGTATTAGCATTGGTCAATCTTCCTCAATGGCTGTAGATAGCCATACCATTACTCAAGTCTGTCAACAAGCTTTTCAACAAGCCGGCATTGAACCCATAAAAGTCAATTATTTGGAAGTCTGCGCTAGTGGTATTCCCACAGAAGACGAAGCTGAAATTAACGGTATCCTCCAAGCTTATCCCTCAGTGGGAGATGGTTTACACTGCGCCATAGGTAGCGTTAAATCCAATATTGGTCATACCTTCGTTGCGTCTGGAATTGCCAGTTTAATTAAAACTGCACTGAGTATTTATCACAGATATATTCCTGGAACTCCCAATTGGTCTGGTGTCAAAACACCGCAAGTATGGGAAGGTAGTCCTTTTTATGTTGCTACTGAGTCTAGACCTTGGTTTTTGCAAAAAGAAGTCAAATCTCGAATTTCTGCAATTAATAGTATTGGTTGTGATGGTTCTTTTGCCCATATCATTTTATCAGAAGAAACCCAACAACCAGAACGCACCAGCAAATATTTAGAATCCAGACCTTTGCATTTATTACCCATTGCCGCAGATGATCAATCTAGCTTATTAGCAGCATTGGATCATTTGCAAGCAACAATTGAAAATACTGATTCTCTCAAAGATATTGCTAGTCAAACTTTTGTTAAATTTCAGCAAAACTCTGACAGTAAATATACACTTTCCCTAACTGGACGCAACCAAAAAGAATTAATTAAAGAAATTAATTCTGCCAAAAAAGGTGTAACTAATGCCTTTACAAATGGCAAAGATTGGCAAACTCCCATAGGTAGTTATTTTACACCAAAACCACTGGGTAAAGATGGAGAAATTGCCTTTATTTATCCCGCTGCTGTTAATACTTATTTAGGTATTGGTAGAAGTCTTTTCCGTCTATTTCCTAAAGTTTTTGATGATGTCATTATCAAAAGTCTTTACGAACGAGCAGCAGATGTTGAAAAACTTGTATTTCCGAGAAGTTTGAGTAAATTGTCAAATCGACAATTAGAAACATTAGAAAAGAAATTGTTGGATGATTCCTGGGCAATGTTTGAAGCAGAAGTGCTTTTTACCAGATTAATTTCCACAATTATCATCGAGGATTTTAACATTAAACCTAAATATATTTTCGGATATAGTTTAGGTGAAACTAGCATGATGGTTGCTCAAGGAGTATGGAGCAATTTTTATGAAGTTAGTCATACCTTTAATTCGTCAGCTTTATTTGGAGATAGATTATCAGGTCAAAAAAATGCTGTTCGTGAGTATTGGGGACTACCAAAAACTGACACAATTTCAGAGAATAAGTTATGGGCTAACTATGTTCTCATGGCGACTCCAGACCAAGTTAGAGAATGTTTAAAAACCGAAACTCGCGTTTACTTGACACAGATTAATACAGCAGAAGAAGTATTAATTGCCGGAGAACCAGCAGCTTGTGAGCGAGTAATTAAAACCCTGGGTTGTAATTCTTTTCCTGCTCCTTTTGATCATGTGATTCATTGTCAAGCAATGCAATCAGAATCTCAAGAACTAGAAAAATTATACACTATACCAGCGCAAAAAATACCAGTAATTAAGTTTTATTCTGCGGCTGAATATCAATCAATTGAACTTGATAGCCAAGAAATTGCTCACAATATTGCTACAGGATTATGTCAACAACTCGACTTTCCCCGCTTAGTTAATCGCGTCTATGGTGACGGAGCAAAAATATTTATTGAAGCCGGTGCAGGTGGTATTTGTTCACGCTGGATAGATAAAAATTTAGGTAATCAAGAACATCTTACCGTATCCCTCAACCGACGCGGCACAGATGACCATAGTTCGCTAATTAAAGCATTAGCAAAACTATTGAGTCATCAAGTAAATTTAAACCTCTCTCCTTTATATAACCTATCCTCAGAAAATACCAAACACAAAAAAGCTGCGCTGAGGAAAGTTACATTAGGTGGTAATTCCATGACTTCTGCAATTTTAAATGCAGAAAATCGCCAAATCTTTGCTAATAACCAAAAGCAACCATTTTCTACTCATCAAGAGTATAAAATTATCAATTCCCTACAGACATCGGAGAAAATAGCACCCACAGAGATTTACCCCAAACCCCAAACCAAGCTACAAAAAAATACCATGAAAACTATCATGGAGAACGGTTTGGAATTGTCAAAGAAACTAAAATTCTTTGAGTCAACAAAAATCCTAAAGCCCAACATAAATCAAGAATCTGGTGAAAAAATTAGCATGAATGATTTAAAAAAAGCTCAGTATCAAAACTTAAGTAACAATACTGCTAAATTAACCAAAACCCACACAAACTTCTTAGCAGCTAGACAGGATTTTAGTCAGCAAATGAGCGAAATTATTCAATTGCAACTAGCTTGCGCTCAAAACTTACTCAAGGAAGAGAAATAA
- a CDS encoding AccI family restriction endonuclease, translating to MHRWQMENNIPIHIWHVFFDKAYGLCLDQAEQLIKEGLIEPTIQTFQAPGGATTKKAIYKFYYHYAYPLGISTEKPTLVPDYIEDKNGHILPYVKFVGGSLKIAQNALKILNNL from the coding sequence TTGCATAGATGGCAAATGGAAAATAACATTCCTATCCATATTTGGCACGTTTTTTTTGATAAAGCTTATGGTTTATGTCTTGATCAAGCTGAACAACTTATAAAAGAAGGTTTAATTGAGCCAACAATTCAAACCTTTCAAGCTCCAGGTGGAGCAACAACTAAAAAAGCTATTTACAAATTTTATTACCATTATGCTTATCCTCTAGGGATTTCCACAGAGAAACCTACTTTAGTACCTGATTATATCGAAGATAAAAATGGACATATTTTGCCTTATGTAAAATTTGTAGGAGGCTCACTTAAGATTGCCCAGAACGCCTTAAAAATACTCAATAACCTTTAA
- a CDS encoding Eco57I restriction-modification methylase domain-containing protein — MIHQKLPNNWQEREKLRDKGQFWTPEWVTKAMISYIVKDTDLVFDPAAGKGAFLNALLQINPSINYYGIDIDKYVLEDEIYQKNSCFVELRDFIKNPPQKKFNAIIANPPYIRHHRIDEKMKQFLKELFIKITGFTIDGRAGYHIYFFVQALNLLDKNGRLAFIMPADTCEGIFAQKLWQWITKNYCLECVVTFHENATPFPKVDTNAIIFFIKKSEPVQIIKWIKANEANEELFNFVKSDFKDTNYITLEINNRELKEGLATGLSRPKQNHCDFNRTYAT; from the coding sequence ATGATTCATCAAAAACTACCTAATAACTGGCAAGAAAGAGAAAAATTACGTGATAAAGGTCAATTCTGGACACCAGAATGGGTGACAAAAGCGATGATTTCGTATATAGTAAAAGACACGGATTTGGTGTTTGATCCTGCTGCTGGAAAAGGAGCTTTTTTAAATGCTTTATTACAAATAAATCCCTCTATTAATTATTATGGAATTGATATAGATAAATATGTTTTAGAAGATGAAATTTATCAAAAAAATAGTTGCTTTGTAGAATTACGTGATTTTATCAAAAATCCTCCACAGAAAAAGTTTAACGCAATTATAGCTAATCCACCTTACATCAGACATCACCGAATTGATGAAAAGATGAAACAATTTCTAAAAGAGCTTTTTATAAAAATTACAGGTTTTACAATTGATGGTAGAGCAGGTTATCATATTTACTTTTTTGTGCAGGCGTTAAATTTACTTGATAAAAATGGTAGATTAGCTTTTATCATGCCTGCTGATACTTGTGAAGGAATTTTTGCTCAAAAACTGTGGCAATGGATTACTAAAAATTATTGTCTTGAATGTGTTGTTACATTTCATGAAAATGCGACACCTTTTCCCAAGGTTGATACCAATGCAATCATTTTTTTTATTAAGAAATCTGAACCTGTCCAGATAATTAAATGGATAAAGGCAAATGAAGCCAATGAGGAACTTTTTAATTTTGTTAAATCAGACTTTAAAGATACAAATTATATAACTCTGGAAATTAATAATCGAGAGTTAAAAGAAGGATTAGCAACAGGTTTATCAAGACCCAAACAAAATCATTGTGATTTTAACAGGACTTACGCAACT